A window of Streptomyces marispadix contains these coding sequences:
- a CDS encoding DUF885 domain-containing protein, whose protein sequence is MSDPMNPTPLPRQVADAYVDALVELDPITGTYLGVPESHSRLPDFSPAGQEALAELSRTTLRRLAEAEELPGADSDAERRCARLLRERLTAELAVHDAQEGLRAVSNLHSPVHSVRGIFTVMPSETLQDWTAVAQRLRAVPDALEGYRESLEAGLEKGLPAGPRQVSTVIGQLDEWVGDGDDGDGKGWFAAFAAEGPEALTDVLASAADEATAAVRRLRDWLREVYEPGVAGAPETVGRERYARWARYWNGADLDLDEAYAYGWSEFHRLLGEMRTEAEKILPGAATPWEALRHLDTEGEAVEGVDEVREWLQGLMDEAIQKLDGTHFELAERVRRVESRIAPPGSAAAPYYTQPSLDFSRPGRTWLPTMGETRFPVYDLVSTWYHEGVPGHHLQLAQWAHVADELSRYQTTVGMVSANAEGWALYAERLMDELGFLANAEQRLGYLDAQMMRATRVIVDIGMHLRLRIPDDSPFHPGEEWTPQLAQEFFGMHSGRPADFVESELVRYLGMPGQAIGYKLGERAWLTGREAARKAHGDDFDPKKWHMAALSQGSLGLDDLVAELSVL, encoded by the coding sequence ACCCCACCCCCCTGCCACGACAGGTCGCCGACGCTTATGTCGACGCCCTCGTCGAACTCGATCCGATCACCGGCACGTACCTCGGAGTGCCGGAGAGCCACAGCCGCCTTCCCGACTTCTCCCCCGCAGGTCAGGAGGCCCTCGCCGAACTGAGCCGTACGACGCTGCGGCGGCTGGCGGAGGCGGAGGAGCTGCCCGGTGCCGACAGCGACGCGGAAAGGCGCTGCGCGCGCCTGCTGCGCGAGCGGCTGACCGCCGAACTCGCCGTGCACGACGCCCAGGAGGGGCTGCGGGCCGTCAGCAACCTCCACTCACCGGTGCACTCGGTGCGCGGGATCTTCACCGTCATGCCGTCCGAGACGCTTCAGGACTGGACGGCCGTGGCGCAGCGGCTGCGTGCCGTGCCCGACGCCCTGGAGGGCTACCGGGAGTCCCTGGAGGCCGGTCTGGAGAAGGGCCTGCCCGCGGGCCCGCGCCAGGTCTCCACCGTGATCGGACAGCTCGACGAGTGGGTCGGCGACGGTGACGACGGCGACGGCAAGGGCTGGTTCGCCGCTTTCGCCGCCGAAGGGCCCGAGGCGCTGACCGACGTCCTCGCCTCCGCGGCGGACGAGGCGACGGCGGCGGTCAGGCGGCTGCGCGACTGGCTGCGCGAGGTCTACGAGCCCGGCGTCGCCGGTGCTCCGGAGACCGTCGGCCGTGAACGCTACGCACGCTGGGCCCGCTACTGGAACGGCGCGGACCTCGACCTCGACGAGGCGTATGCGTACGGCTGGTCCGAGTTCCACCGCCTGCTGGGCGAGATGCGCACCGAGGCGGAGAAGATCCTCCCCGGCGCGGCCACACCGTGGGAGGCGCTGCGCCACCTCGACACCGAGGGCGAGGCCGTCGAGGGCGTCGACGAGGTACGTGAATGGCTTCAGGGCCTCATGGACGAGGCCATCCAGAAGCTGGACGGCACGCACTTCGAACTGGCCGAGCGGGTACGGCGCGTGGAGTCCCGCATCGCACCTCCCGGCAGCGCCGCCGCCCCGTACTACACGCAGCCGTCGCTGGACTTCTCCCGGCCGGGCCGCACTTGGCTGCCCACGATGGGAGAGACCCGCTTCCCCGTCTACGACCTGGTCTCCACCTGGTACCACGAGGGCGTGCCGGGCCACCATCTTCAGCTCGCCCAATGGGCGCACGTCGCCGACGAGTTGTCCCGCTACCAGACGACCGTGGGCATGGTCAGCGCCAACGCCGAGGGCTGGGCGCTGTACGCGGAACGCCTCATGGACGAGCTGGGGTTCCTCGCCAACGCCGAGCAGAGGCTGGGCTATCTCGACGCGCAGATGATGCGGGCGACGCGGGTCATCGTCGACATCGGCATGCATCTGCGGCTGCGCATCCCGGACGACTCCCCGTTCCACCCGGGCGAGGAGTGGACGCCGCAGCTCGCGCAGGAGTTCTTCGGGATGCACAGCGGCCGTCCCGCGGACTTCGTCGAGAGCGAGCTGGTGCGCTACCTGGGCATGCCGGGGCAGGCCATCGGCTACAAGCTGGGCGAGCGTGCCTGGCTGACGGGCCGTGAGGCGGCACGCAAGGCGCACGGAGACGACTTCGACCCGAAGAAGTGGCACATGGCGGCGCTTTCGCAGGGTTCGCTGGGGCTGGACGACCTGGTGGCGGAGCTGTCGGTGCTCTGA
- a CDS encoding SDR family oxidoreductase, whose amino-acid sequence MSALPSPHRDPLPLRGRTALVTGASRRAGIGYATARRLVAYGADVYLHHHRAHDAAQPWGSDPDGPEALAAGLREHAAPQAKIVHGPGDLTLPGAPARLIAEAAEALGGDRLDILVANHALSGTDGPLDSVDADMLDAHWAVDARSVILLIQAFARLPRPENAPTGRVVVMTSGQDVRGGMPDEICYALAKGALASSVRTLATALAPRITVNAVNPGPVDTGYLRGEDHAAVAALFPGGRWAVPDDPARLVSWLTTDEAAWITGEVVNSENGFGRRTRP is encoded by the coding sequence ATGTCTGCCCTGCCATCGCCACACCGGGACCCGCTGCCGCTGCGCGGCCGTACCGCGCTCGTCACCGGAGCGAGCCGTCGAGCCGGAATCGGATACGCCACCGCCCGGCGCCTGGTCGCCTACGGCGCCGACGTCTATCTCCACCACCACCGCGCGCACGACGCGGCGCAGCCCTGGGGGAGCGACCCCGACGGCCCCGAGGCCCTGGCCGCCGGTCTACGGGAGCACGCCGCACCGCAGGCGAAGATCGTGCACGGCCCGGGCGATCTGACCCTGCCCGGCGCCCCGGCCCGGCTGATCGCGGAGGCGGCCGAGGCCCTGGGCGGGGACCGGCTCGACATCCTGGTGGCCAATCACGCGCTCAGCGGCACCGACGGGCCGCTCGACTCGGTGGACGCGGACATGCTCGACGCGCACTGGGCCGTCGACGCACGCTCGGTGATCCTGCTGATCCAGGCCTTCGCGCGCCTCCCCAGGCCCGAGAACGCCCCCACCGGCCGGGTCGTCGTGATGACCTCAGGCCAGGACGTACGCGGCGGCATGCCCGATGAGATCTGCTATGCGCTCGCCAAGGGCGCGCTCGCCTCGTCGGTGCGTACGCTCGCCACCGCGCTGGCTCCCCGTATCACGGTGAACGCGGTCAATCCGGGCCCGGTGGACACCGGTTATCTGCGAGGCGAGGACCACGCCGCTGTCGCAGCGCTCTTCCCCGGCGGCCGCTGGGCGGTGCCCGACGATCCCGCACGGCTCGTCTCCTGGCTCACCACCGACGAGGCCGCATGGATCACCGGGGAGGTCGTCAACTCCGAGAACGGCTTCGGTCGTCGAACCAGGCCGTAG
- a CDS encoding AAA family ATPase — MRLHRLKVTAFGPFAGTQHVDFDALSAAGLFLLHGPTGAGKTSVLDAVCFALYGTVPGARQQPGGTLRSDHAAPGTLTEVVLDLTVAGRRLEITRRPEQSRPKRRGSGSTRERAQSWLREYDGITGEWRGLSRSHQEIGEEVAQLTGMSRDQFCQVVLLPQGDFARFLRASAEDRAKLLGRLFDTGRFAAAEEQLARMRRSAQDEVRAGDEALLGLLHRMRQALGTGGGLDGLPAPGALLAAKASVSANPDADAGETETPGQAGPSDVPVQRARAGARLQSRTERKPKSRGNGRASGNGKATGKGSGSVDGTVPGDGDIGLTPGDPGLTAAVLEWAALARAGARERLDIAVISSATAESAHAAAMSRLAETRELARRQHQYEEARQRAHDLEALAGEREQTRERLARARAAATVAPALALHESAASGHDEARAARAHRRAQLPPELSEAPAPELTRLAGEYREELGSLEAARRAEQRCSAVDAELAALERESRTDEEALRETAEWLAGWDAERHAHQQRIDAAQEAATRAEQLAGRLEPARQRLTAARRRDELTQRSEDAAQRLLKARESAASAHEEWLRMKDRRLRGIAAELAAGLRDGEPCTVCGATEHPAPATPGEGAVGQAAEDAALTAYREAEAARQEADTAARALSEQLAAARAESHDEETGKLADAVAEWQEAYERAHEEASGAHAARESLARAEREHAERLAQHQAAERRSAARTSHREALQRERAALTAELEQAVGDASGVAERVALLQGRVALLDGAAEAARRADEEARRLEQARAQLAEAAARAGFDSPDAASAALLADGEQRALEARLEEWHTAEARVTAQLQDPDLLAAAARPAADPDAAQRATDEATRRLRDASAAEDAARTRCAELDGLSRQAVAGARELAPLREAHEQVARLAGLAAGTSVENERRMRLESYVLAARLEQVAAAASARLARMSAGRYTLVHSDARSGGRARSGLGLHVIDAWTGAERDTATLSGGETFSASLALALGLADVVTDEAGGTRLETLFIDEGFGSLDEQTLDEILDVLDSLRERDRCVGIVSHVPDLRQRIPVQLEVVKSRHGSALRHRSAPADG, encoded by the coding sequence ATGAGGCTGCACCGGCTGAAGGTCACCGCGTTCGGGCCCTTCGCCGGCACCCAGCACGTCGACTTCGACGCACTGTCGGCCGCCGGTCTCTTCCTGCTGCACGGGCCGACGGGCGCGGGCAAGACCTCCGTCCTCGACGCCGTCTGCTTCGCGCTGTACGGCACGGTGCCCGGGGCACGGCAGCAGCCGGGCGGCACCCTGCGCAGCGACCATGCGGCGCCGGGCACGCTGACCGAGGTCGTGCTCGACCTCACCGTGGCGGGCCGCCGCCTTGAGATCACCCGGCGCCCCGAGCAGAGCCGCCCCAAGCGGCGCGGCAGCGGCAGCACCCGGGAGCGTGCACAGTCCTGGCTGCGGGAGTACGACGGCATCACCGGGGAGTGGCGCGGCCTCAGCCGCTCCCACCAGGAGATCGGCGAGGAGGTCGCGCAGCTCACCGGCATGAGCCGCGACCAGTTCTGCCAGGTGGTGCTGCTTCCCCAGGGGGACTTCGCGCGGTTTCTGCGTGCGAGCGCCGAGGACCGGGCGAAGCTGCTCGGGCGGCTCTTCGACACCGGGAGGTTCGCCGCCGCAGAAGAGCAGCTCGCGCGGATGCGCCGCAGCGCCCAGGACGAAGTACGCGCGGGTGACGAGGCGTTGCTGGGTCTCCTTCACCGGATGCGGCAGGCCCTCGGCACCGGCGGCGGCCTCGACGGGCTGCCCGCCCCGGGCGCCCTGCTCGCAGCGAAGGCGAGCGTGAGCGCGAACCCGGACGCGGACGCAGGGGAGACCGAGACCCCGGGCCAGGCCGGACCGTCGGATGTGCCGGTACAGCGCGCCCGCGCCGGGGCACGACTGCAGAGTCGTACGGAACGCAAACCGAAGAGCCGCGGCAACGGCAGAGCAAGCGGCAACGGCAAGGCCACCGGCAAGGGAAGCGGCAGCGTTGACGGCACGGTGCCCGGCGACGGTGACATCGGCCTCACGCCCGGCGACCCGGGCCTGACGGCGGCCGTGCTGGAGTGGGCCGCGCTCGCCCGCGCCGGCGCCCGCGAACGCCTTGACATCGCCGTGATCTCCTCCGCCACCGCCGAGAGCGCACACGCCGCGGCGATGTCGCGGCTGGCCGAGACCCGCGAACTCGCCCGCAGACAGCACCAGTACGAGGAGGCACGGCAGCGCGCCCACGATCTCGAAGCCCTCGCCGGTGAACGCGAGCAGACCCGTGAGCGCCTGGCACGCGCCCGAGCCGCGGCGACGGTGGCCCCGGCACTGGCGCTGCACGAGTCGGCCGCCTCCGGACACGACGAGGCCCGCGCAGCACGGGCACATCGGCGCGCTCAGCTTCCCCCGGAGCTGAGCGAGGCACCCGCGCCCGAACTGACGCGTCTCGCCGGGGAGTACCGCGAGGAGCTGGGCTCCCTGGAGGCCGCCCGCCGCGCGGAGCAGCGCTGCTCGGCCGTCGACGCCGAACTCGCCGCGCTGGAGCGGGAATCGCGTACGGACGAGGAGGCCCTGCGGGAGACCGCGGAGTGGCTGGCGGGCTGGGACGCAGAGCGCCACGCACACCAGCAGCGCATCGACGCCGCACAGGAGGCGGCCACCCGAGCCGAACAGCTAGCCGGGCGGTTGGAGCCCGCGAGGCAGCGCCTCACCGCGGCACGGAGGCGTGACGAACTCACCCAGCGGTCCGAGGACGCCGCGCAGCGGCTGCTCAAGGCGCGCGAGTCCGCCGCGTCCGCCCACGAGGAGTGGCTGCGGATGAAGGACCGGCGGCTGCGGGGCATCGCCGCCGAACTCGCCGCCGGACTGCGCGACGGCGAGCCCTGCACGGTCTGCGGTGCCACCGAGCACCCCGCTCCCGCCACCCCCGGGGAAGGCGCCGTCGGCCAGGCCGCCGAGGACGCCGCGCTCACGGCATACCGCGAGGCCGAGGCCGCCCGGCAGGAGGCGGACACCGCCGCCCGCGCACTGAGCGAACAACTGGCCGCCGCCCGCGCCGAGTCGCACGACGAGGAGACCGGGAAGCTCGCCGACGCCGTCGCCGAATGGCAGGAGGCATACGAGCGCGCCCACGAGGAGGCGTCCGGCGCCCACGCCGCACGCGAATCCCTCGCACGGGCCGAGCGGGAGCACGCCGAACGGCTCGCCCAGCACCAGGCGGCCGAGCGCCGCAGCGCGGCCCGCACCTCGCACCGCGAAGCGCTCCAGCGTGAACGGGCCGCGCTCACCGCCGAGTTGGAGCAGGCGGTAGGCGACGCGTCCGGAGTCGCCGAGCGAGTGGCGCTGCTGCAAGGCCGGGTGGCCCTGCTCGACGGCGCCGCCGAAGCGGCACGCCGGGCCGACGAGGAGGCCCGGCGGCTCGAGCAGGCGAGGGCACAGCTCGCCGAGGCAGCCGCCCGTGCGGGATTCGACAGCCCGGACGCCGCATCGGCGGCGCTCCTCGCCGACGGCGAACAGCGGGCGCTGGAGGCCCGGTTGGAGGAGTGGCACACAGCCGAGGCACGCGTGACCGCGCAGTTGCAGGACCCGGACCTCCTCGCGGCCGCCGCACGGCCCGCAGCCGACCCCGACGCCGCACAGCGCGCCACGGACGAGGCCACCCGCCGCCTGCGGGACGCCTCCGCCGCGGAGGACGCCGCCCGTACGCGCTGCGCCGAACTGGACGGGCTCAGCAGGCAGGCCGTCGCCGGAGCCCGTGAACTCGCCCCGCTGCGCGAGGCACATGAGCAGGTCGCGCGTCTCGCCGGGCTGGCCGCGGGCACCTCCGTGGAGAACGAACGCCGGATGCGGCTGGAGTCCTACGTGCTGGCCGCACGCCTCGAACAGGTCGCCGCCGCCGCGAGCGCACGCCTGGCGCGGATGTCCGCCGGTCGCTACACCCTCGTACACTCCGACGCCCGCAGCGGCGGACGGGCACGATCCGGGCTGGGACTGCACGTCATCGACGCCTGGACGGGAGCCGAGCGCGACACGGCGACGCTCTCCGGGGGAGAGACGTTCTCCGCGTCCCTCGCGCTGGCCCTGGGGCTCGCCGACGTCGTCACCGACGAGGCCGGAGGCACCAGACTGGAGACGCTCTTCATCGACGAAGGCTTCGGCAGCCTCGACGAGCAGACACTCGACGAGATCCTCGACGTCCTGGACTCCCTGCGGGAGAGGGACCGCTGCGTGGGCATCGTCAGTCACGTCCCGGACCTGCGGCAGCGCATCCCCGTCCAGTTGGAGGTCGTCAAGTCGCGGCACGGCTCGGCACTTCGCCACCGTTCGGCACCGGCAGACGGCTGA